A region from the Enterobacter roggenkampii genome encodes:
- a CDS encoding TetR/AcrR family transcriptional regulator, translated as MVVKRLRKEDRRVQLLEVARGIVRQQGTEALTLGYLAERANVTKPIPYDHFGDREGLLMALYQDYSDRQLAKFRETLAVDSKTLEKTIRFFSAAYIDCAIAAGPETGPIAAALSGSRALQTFREACVAECADCLRTALSPFIVLKGVQGEAVLTAIIGAAEALSTSAGNGVLARNVAEDMLCGAMTGVLETYANSTK; from the coding sequence ATGGTTGTTAAGCGCTTAAGAAAAGAGGACCGCCGCGTGCAGCTGCTGGAGGTTGCGCGAGGGATCGTACGTCAGCAAGGCACGGAGGCGTTGACCCTTGGCTATCTGGCAGAACGGGCCAACGTGACCAAGCCTATCCCCTACGACCACTTTGGCGATCGTGAAGGGCTATTGATGGCGCTGTACCAGGATTATAGCGATCGGCAGCTGGCAAAATTCCGCGAGACGCTGGCGGTGGACAGCAAAACGCTGGAGAAGACGATCCGCTTTTTCAGCGCGGCCTATATCGACTGTGCGATTGCCGCCGGACCTGAAACCGGGCCAATCGCCGCGGCGCTGTCCGGTTCTCGCGCGCTGCAGACGTTTCGGGAAGCGTGCGTGGCCGAATGTGCCGACTGCCTGCGCACCGCGCTTTCTCCTTTTATCGTCTTAAAAGGCGTTCAGGGAGAAGCGGTACTGACGGCCATCATTGGCGCGGCGGAGGCGCTCAGCACCTCGGCGGGCAACGGCGTGCTCGCCCGAAATGTGGCAGAAGATATGCTCTGCGGCGCCATGACCGGGGTGCTGGAGACCTACGCGAATAGCACAAAATGA
- a CDS encoding MarR family winged helix-turn-helix transcriptional regulator produces MKDHVDFVVGQWSRAMPELDASSMKIFGRMLRLMKHLGKERALAMAPFGFREGEFDVLATLRRAGEPYCLSPTQLYTSLLITSGAMTNRLNHLEQQGFIRRIADPDDKRSSLVSLTPHGQERIEQALLVHTETQNALLRNLSEAQRAQLESLLRVLLLTFPAEEWDETSPSADNTKTA; encoded by the coding sequence ATGAAAGACCATGTAGACTTCGTTGTCGGCCAGTGGAGCCGCGCCATGCCCGAGCTGGACGCCTCGTCGATGAAAATTTTTGGCCGAATGCTCAGGCTGATGAAGCACCTGGGAAAAGAACGCGCGCTGGCCATGGCGCCGTTTGGCTTTCGCGAGGGCGAGTTTGACGTCCTCGCCACGCTGCGCCGCGCCGGGGAGCCGTACTGCCTTTCGCCCACGCAGCTGTATACATCCCTGTTGATCACCTCAGGGGCGATGACGAATCGGCTCAACCATCTTGAACAGCAAGGCTTTATCAGGCGGATTGCCGATCCCGACGACAAGCGCAGCTCGCTCGTCAGCCTGACGCCGCACGGGCAGGAGCGTATCGAACAGGCGCTGCTCGTGCACACGGAAACGCAAAATGCGCTGCTGAGAAACCTCTCTGAGGCGCAACGCGCGCAGCTTGAGTCCCTGCTCAGGGTGCTGCTGCTGACGTTTCCGGCTGAGGAATGGGATGAAACGTCACCGAGTGCCGATAATACAAAAACTGCATGA
- a CDS encoding NAD(P)H-dependent oxidoreductase encodes MSATHAIKNALIVTAHPIDNSLSHTLAARIAGKLREEGSQVEIADLHAEGFNPAMTRADLDLYHGDPSALPDDILREQQRVERADMLVFVFPVYWWSVPALLKGWFDRVLTLNWAYKVADDGRIVGNLRDVPVRLIATGGSDLTGFDKHGYSTAIQTQIIEGVFGFCGLKNVKLDILYQADTATPEQVDEFLSEIGNLQ; translated from the coding sequence ATGTCTGCAACACATGCCATTAAAAACGCGCTGATCGTGACGGCACACCCGATCGACAATTCGTTATCCCATACGCTGGCAGCCCGTATTGCCGGGAAATTACGCGAGGAAGGTTCGCAGGTTGAGATCGCCGATCTGCATGCTGAAGGGTTTAATCCGGCGATGACCCGCGCCGATCTCGATTTGTATCACGGCGATCCGAGCGCCCTCCCCGACGATATTCTGCGCGAGCAACAGCGCGTCGAGCGTGCGGATATGCTGGTATTCGTCTTCCCGGTGTACTGGTGGTCGGTTCCCGCGCTGTTGAAAGGCTGGTTCGATCGCGTGTTAACCCTGAACTGGGCGTATAAGGTGGCCGACGACGGCCGGATTGTGGGCAACTTACGGGATGTTCCCGTCCGCCTGATTGCCACTGGCGGTAGCGATCTCACCGGATTTGATAAACACGGCTATTCGACGGCGATTCAGACGCAAATCATCGAAGGGGTATTTGGCTTCTGCGGGTTGAAGAACGTTAAGCTCGATATCCTTTACCAGGCAGACACGGCGACGCCCGAGCAGGTTGACGAATTCCTGAGCGAGATCGGGAACCTTCAATAA
- a CDS encoding LysR substrate-binding domain-containing protein, which translates to MSLPPLYALRAFEVAARLNSFSKAAEVLNITPGAVSRHVRTLEMWFDCELFKRQGPRVEVSDAGRILAGQLSESFSNIEWACRAFKSENHLLRLKAPSTLTMRWLLNVLKSFRENHAKPKIEIASVWMDFDTVDFSREPYDCAILLGNGYFGESTESRLLFSEWLIPVCTPSLLEPARQQLPECDLIHPSPDRRDWKRWLKRTGLFPGLDMGGGIVFDTLEQGSLAAMHGHGVAMADLRLTLDALKSGLLALPFREAIATGDGYYLVWPKNSLRGQSIERLLAWLTLNAPVVPSLDIVCLDFNEKRI; encoded by the coding sequence ATGTCTTTACCGCCACTGTATGCGCTGCGCGCGTTCGAAGTTGCCGCACGGCTGAACTCCTTTAGCAAAGCGGCTGAAGTCCTGAACATCACGCCGGGGGCGGTCAGCAGGCATGTCCGGACGCTTGAAATGTGGTTTGACTGCGAGCTGTTTAAGCGGCAGGGTCCGAGAGTAGAGGTCAGCGATGCCGGGCGTATTCTGGCAGGGCAGCTTAGCGAAAGTTTCTCGAATATTGAGTGGGCCTGTCGCGCATTCAAAAGTGAAAACCACCTTCTGCGCCTCAAAGCCCCCAGCACACTGACGATGCGATGGCTCCTCAATGTGCTTAAATCCTTTCGCGAGAACCACGCGAAGCCGAAAATCGAAATCGCCAGCGTCTGGATGGACTTCGACACCGTTGACTTCAGCCGCGAGCCCTACGATTGTGCGATCCTCCTCGGGAACGGCTATTTTGGCGAGTCAACGGAGAGCCGGCTGCTGTTCAGCGAATGGCTTATTCCGGTTTGTACGCCGTCTTTGCTGGAGCCTGCCCGGCAGCAGCTTCCAGAGTGCGATCTTATTCATCCGTCACCGGACAGACGGGACTGGAAGCGCTGGCTGAAAAGGACGGGCTTATTCCCCGGCCTCGACATGGGCGGCGGGATCGTGTTCGACACCCTGGAGCAGGGCAGCCTTGCGGCCATGCACGGACACGGCGTAGCGATGGCGGATCTCCGGCTCACGCTCGACGCGCTGAAAAGCGGCCTTCTCGCGCTGCCCTTCAGGGAGGCGATAGCAACAGGGGACGGTTACTACCTTGTCTGGCCCAAAAATTCGCTCAGAGGACAGAGTATTGAACGGTTGCTGGCCTGGCTTACCCTTAATGCGCCAGTGGTGCCCTCTTTGGATATTGTCTGTCTTGATTTCAATGAAAAGCGGATTTAA
- a CDS encoding efflux RND transporter periplasmic adaptor subunit, with product MLRLTSARLAICLLPFALAACGDISASDDPRTRPPLVRSASVERANPAARTFTGVVVARTQSDLGFRVQGKILERLVDTGQTVKQGQPLLRLDPVDLKLQAQAQQRAVDAAQARARKATSDEARYRGLVASGAVSAAEYDQIKAAADTARADLSAARAQANVAQNATGYAVLLADSDGVVMETLAEPGQVVSAGQVAIRLARAGQREALVQLPETLRPAVGSEARATLYGREQHPVTATLRLLSDSADATTRTYEARYVLAGQLANAPLGATVTLSLEDPKAEGQAMQVPLASLYDAGKGPGVWRISAQPAKVTWTPVKVLSVGEDAVQVTGGVKPGEKIVALGAHLLHEGEVVRLAEQRHAAPAENAP from the coding sequence ATGCTCAGGCTCACTTCAGCCCGCCTTGCCATATGTCTTCTGCCGTTTGCCCTCGCGGCATGCGGCGATATTTCCGCGAGTGACGATCCGCGCACCAGGCCACCGCTTGTCAGATCCGCCTCCGTCGAGAGGGCGAATCCAGCCGCTCGCACCTTTACAGGCGTGGTGGTGGCAAGAACGCAAAGCGACCTGGGCTTCAGGGTTCAGGGTAAAATCCTCGAACGCCTGGTGGATACCGGGCAGACCGTCAAACAGGGCCAGCCCTTGCTGCGTCTGGATCCGGTTGACCTGAAATTACAGGCTCAGGCGCAGCAGCGCGCGGTGGATGCTGCCCAGGCGCGGGCGAGAAAAGCCACCAGCGATGAGGCGCGTTATCGCGGTCTGGTGGCGTCCGGCGCGGTGTCGGCCGCGGAGTACGATCAGATTAAAGCGGCGGCCGATACGGCCAGGGCGGATCTCAGCGCCGCCCGGGCGCAGGCCAACGTGGCGCAAAACGCCACGGGCTATGCCGTCCTGCTGGCGGATTCAGACGGCGTGGTGATGGAGACGCTTGCCGAACCCGGTCAGGTGGTCAGCGCCGGACAGGTGGCGATCCGCCTTGCCAGAGCGGGACAGCGCGAAGCGCTCGTGCAGCTTCCGGAGACGCTGCGCCCTGCCGTCGGCAGCGAAGCACGGGCCACGCTTTATGGCCGTGAACAACACCCGGTCACCGCCACGTTGCGCCTGCTGTCTGACTCCGCGGATGCCACAACCCGGACGTATGAAGCACGCTACGTGCTGGCAGGCCAGCTGGCGAACGCGCCGCTGGGGGCAACCGTCACGCTCAGCCTTGAAGACCCGAAAGCGGAAGGTCAGGCCATGCAGGTCCCGCTGGCCTCACTCTACGATGCGGGTAAAGGGCCCGGCGTCTGGCGCATTTCCGCCCAGCCGGCAAAGGTCACATGGACGCCGGTTAAAGTGCTGAGCGTGGGCGAAGATGCGGTCCAGGTCACGGGCGGCGTGAAGCCCGGTGAGAAGATCGTTGCGTTAGGCGCCCATCTTCTGCACGAAGGTGAAGTTGTCAGGCTGGCAGAACAGCGCCATGCCGCTCCGGCGGAGAACGCGCCATGA
- a CDS encoding efflux RND transporter permease subunit → MSQSRFNLSALAVRERSVTLFLIVLVTIAGIYAFFGLGRAEDPPFTVKQMTAIAVWPGATAQEIQDQVAEPLEKRLQELKWYDRTETYTRPGMAYITLSLQDKTPPSEVQEEFYQARKKLGDESLRLPAGVIGPMINDEFSDVTFALFALKAKGEPQRQLVRDAEGLRQQLLHVPGVKKVNIIGEQAERIYIAFSHDRLATMGLSPQDIFNALNSQNALAAAGAIETRGAQIFIRLDGAFDELQKIRDTPLVAQGKTLTLSDVATVERGYEDPPTMLIRNQHEPALLLGVVMREGWNGLALGKALDAETAKINDSLPLGMTLTKVTDQSVNIRSSVDEFMIKFFVALLVVMVVCFVSMGWRVGVVVAAAVPLTLAVVFVVMEAAGINFDRVTLGSLILALGLLVDDAIIAIEMMVVKMEEGYDRIKASAYAWSHTAAPMLAGTLVTAIGFMPNGFAQSTAGEYTSNMFWIVGLALIASWFVAVGFTPYLGVKILPAIPKVEGGHAAIYNTPRYNRFRQLLGRVIARKWRVAGSVVAIFILAVLGMGLVKKQFFPTSDRPEVLVEVQMPYGASIAQTSAATAKIEAWLGKQPEAKIVTAYIGQGSPRFYLAMAPELPDPSFAKIVILTDSETSREALKFRLREAVASGLAPEARVRVTQLVFGPYSPFPVAWRVSGPDVKQVQDIAERVKAVLQASPMMRTVNTDWGSRVPVLHFTLDQNRLQATGLTSSAVAGQLQFLLSGVPVTSVREDIRSVDVVARAAGDIRLDPAKIEGFTLVGNAGQRVPLSQIGKIEVGMEDPILRRRDRTPTITVRGDIADNLQPPDVSVAIMKQLQPIVDSLPAGYRIDMAGSIEESGKATQAMLPLFPIMIALTLLIIILQVRSLSAMVMVFLTAPLGLIGVVPTLLIFNQPFGINALVGLIALSGILMRNTLILIGQIDHNQKDGLDPFQAVVEATVQRARPVLLTAMAAVLAFIPLTHSVFWGTLAWTLIGGTLGGTIITLVFLPAMYAIWFRIRPVEQRVQPATESV, encoded by the coding sequence ATGAGCCAAAGCCGCTTCAACCTGTCAGCGCTGGCCGTCCGCGAGCGTTCCGTCACGCTGTTTTTGATCGTTCTGGTGACGATTGCCGGTATTTACGCCTTTTTTGGACTGGGACGCGCGGAAGATCCGCCCTTCACCGTGAAGCAGATGACGGCGATTGCCGTCTGGCCGGGTGCGACCGCGCAGGAGATCCAGGATCAGGTCGCGGAGCCGCTGGAAAAGCGCCTGCAGGAACTCAAATGGTATGATCGTACCGAAACCTATACCCGTCCCGGCATGGCGTATATCACGCTGTCGTTGCAGGACAAGACCCCGCCTTCTGAGGTGCAGGAGGAGTTCTATCAGGCGCGTAAAAAGCTTGGTGATGAATCCCTGCGTCTTCCGGCGGGCGTCATCGGCCCGATGATCAATGACGAATTCTCGGATGTCACCTTTGCCCTGTTTGCTCTGAAAGCAAAAGGCGAACCGCAGCGGCAGCTGGTACGCGATGCCGAAGGCCTGCGACAGCAGCTTCTGCACGTTCCCGGCGTGAAGAAAGTGAACATTATCGGCGAACAGGCCGAGCGGATTTATATCGCCTTCTCCCATGACCGTCTGGCGACGATGGGCCTCTCACCGCAGGATATTTTCAATGCCCTCAATAGCCAGAACGCCCTGGCCGCGGCGGGCGCCATTGAGACCCGGGGCGCGCAGATTTTTATCCGCCTGGACGGCGCGTTCGATGAACTGCAGAAAATCCGCGATACGCCTTTAGTCGCCCAGGGCAAAACGCTCACGCTGTCGGATGTGGCAACGGTTGAACGAGGCTATGAAGATCCCCCGACGATGCTGATACGCAATCAACATGAACCCGCCCTGCTGCTGGGCGTTGTCATGCGTGAGGGCTGGAACGGCCTGGCGCTGGGTAAAGCGCTGGATGCGGAGACGGCGAAAATCAACGATAGCCTGCCGCTTGGCATGACCCTGACCAAAGTCACCGACCAGTCCGTGAATATCCGCTCCTCGGTCGATGAGTTTATGATCAAATTCTTCGTCGCCCTGCTTGTGGTCATGGTGGTCTGTTTTGTCAGCATGGGCTGGCGCGTGGGGGTGGTGGTTGCGGCGGCGGTGCCGCTGACCCTGGCGGTCGTATTCGTGGTGATGGAGGCCGCGGGAATAAACTTTGACCGCGTCACGCTGGGCTCCCTGATCCTCGCCCTCGGCCTGCTGGTTGACGATGCCATTATCGCCATCGAAATGATGGTGGTGAAGATGGAGGAAGGTTACGACAGAATCAAAGCCTCGGCCTACGCCTGGAGCCACACCGCCGCGCCGATGCTGGCCGGAACCCTGGTGACGGCGATTGGCTTTATGCCGAATGGGTTTGCCCAGTCGACCGCCGGGGAATACACCAGCAATATGTTCTGGATTGTCGGCCTCGCCCTGATTGCCTCATGGTTTGTTGCGGTGGGGTTCACGCCGTATCTGGGGGTGAAGATCCTGCCCGCGATCCCAAAAGTGGAAGGCGGCCATGCCGCCATTTATAACACGCCTCGCTATAACCGCTTTCGCCAGCTGCTTGGCCGCGTTATCGCCAGAAAGTGGCGCGTGGCCGGGTCCGTGGTCGCCATTTTCATTCTGGCCGTGCTCGGCATGGGGCTGGTAAAAAAACAGTTCTTCCCGACCTCCGATCGCCCGGAAGTGCTGGTTGAAGTGCAGATGCCCTATGGCGCCTCGATTGCACAAACCAGCGCCGCTACCGCAAAAATAGAAGCGTGGCTGGGCAAGCAGCCGGAAGCCAAAATCGTCACGGCCTATATTGGTCAGGGCTCGCCCCGTTTCTATCTGGCAATGGCCCCCGAGCTGCCCGATCCCTCTTTTGCGAAAATCGTGATCCTGACGGACAGCGAGACGTCACGCGAGGCGCTCAAGTTCAGGCTCAGGGAGGCCGTCGCCAGCGGCCTTGCGCCCGAAGCTCGCGTGCGGGTGACGCAGCTGGTGTTTGGCCCCTACTCGCCTTTCCCGGTTGCCTGGCGCGTGTCGGGGCCGGATGTCAAACAGGTGCAGGACATCGCCGAACGGGTGAAAGCCGTGCTTCAGGCAAGCCCGATGATGCGAACCGTTAACACCGACTGGGGCTCGCGCGTTCCGGTGCTCCATTTCACTCTCGATCAGAACCGCCTGCAGGCGACCGGCTTAACCTCCAGCGCCGTTGCCGGGCAGCTTCAGTTCCTGCTCTCCGGCGTGCCTGTCACCTCCGTGCGGGAAGATATTCGATCGGTAGACGTCGTTGCCCGCGCGGCGGGAGATATCCGCCTTGACCCGGCAAAAATCGAAGGCTTTACCCTGGTCGGCAATGCGGGACAGCGCGTGCCGCTGTCTCAAATTGGCAAGATAGAGGTCGGCATGGAAGACCCGATCCTGCGCCGTCGCGATCGCACCCCCACGATTACCGTACGGGGCGATATCGCCGACAATCTTCAGCCGCCGGACGTGTCGGTCGCCATCATGAAGCAGCTCCAGCCGATCGTTGATTCGCTGCCGGCTGGCTACCGCATTGACATGGCGGGGTCGATTGAGGAATCGGGTAAAGCCACGCAGGCCATGTTACCGCTGTTCCCGATCATGATTGCCCTGACGCTGCTGATCATCATTTTGCAGGTGCGCTCACTCTCCGCGATGGTCATGGTGTTCTTAACCGCGCCGCTGGGGCTGATTGGCGTCGTGCCGACCCTGCTGATATTTAATCAGCCGTTTGGCATCAACGCGCTGGTCGGCCTGATCGCCCTCTCCGGCATTCTGATGCGCAATACGCTGATCCTGATCGGCCAAATCGATCATAACCAGAAGGACGGCCTCGATCCGTTCCAGGCGGTGGTCGAGGCGACGGTCCAGCGCGCACGCCCGGTCTTACTCACCGCCATGGCGGCCGTCCTGGCGTTCATTCCCCTGACGCATTCGGTGTTCTGGGGCACGCTGGCCTGGACGCTGATCGGCGGAACGCTGGGCGGGACGATCATTACCCTCGTCTTCCTGCCCGCGATGTATGCGATCTGGTTCCGGATCCGCCCGGTTGAACAACGCGTGCAGCCTGCCACGGAAAGCGTGTAA
- a CDS encoding WbuC family cupin fold metalloprotein: MKQITFSDLQQQSEQAAHSPRLRAHRNLHPDLSDPVQRLAIAMEPGTYVRPHRHPHTFELLTALSGRFLVLNFDDSGNVTRRVVLGEECKVLEMDAGTWHAVLSLDRGGVIFEVKHGGYQPVPEHDTAPWSPAENEPGTEKLMQWYAQAQVGDGGFTL, from the coding sequence ATGAAACAGATTACTTTCAGTGACCTGCAGCAGCAAAGCGAGCAGGCCGCACATTCTCCTCGCTTACGCGCGCACCGTAATTTACACCCTGACCTGAGCGACCCGGTGCAGCGCCTGGCCATTGCAATGGAACCCGGTACCTATGTCCGGCCCCACCGCCATCCGCACACGTTTGAACTGCTGACGGCGCTGAGCGGCCGCTTTCTGGTGCTGAATTTTGACGACAGCGGAAACGTGACCCGGCGCGTGGTGTTAGGCGAAGAGTGTAAAGTCCTGGAGATGGATGCCGGAACCTGGCATGCCGTGCTGTCGCTGGATAGAGGCGGCGTCATTTTTGAGGTAAAACACGGGGGGTATCAGCCCGTGCCCGAGCATGATACCGCCCCATGGTCACCGGCAGAAAACGAGCCCGGCACCGAGAAGCTGATGCAATGGTACGCTCAGGCACAGGTGGGTGACGGTGGTTTTACCCTGTAA
- a CDS encoding MFS transporter, giving the protein MLKRTSPLLFAVIAFIVGLNLRPILASVGPLFSVLQREAGLTATQFSLLTTLPVAMMGLAALCGPWLLARIGAVRGIMLGLFILLVACSLRGFSTSLTGLMGTALLGGASIGTIQALMPALIKKAYTQTASTIMSLFSTGIMAGAAVAAASAEPLFSWLTLKPALAMAGVLALLALMLWLPLVKQPQGEQTAHESVTLSSSRTGLLLLFFGVGTGAYTLVLAWLPPLYIQAGWSARSSGYMLAWLTLTEVAAGFAVSALIGKFPDRRVPLITVLLLLLAGLLCLVFSPGTKPVLSTLLLGIGIGALFPLSLIVTFDHARTPAQAGKLLSKVQGGGYMIAALMPLVAGIVRDSSVSLTSAWLVMSAGVVLLIAIAFTFKPAANVQAR; this is encoded by the coding sequence ATGTTGAAACGCACATCACCGTTACTCTTCGCCGTTATCGCTTTTATCGTCGGGCTGAACCTGCGCCCCATTCTGGCCTCGGTTGGCCCCCTGTTCTCCGTGCTGCAGCGCGAAGCAGGGCTGACCGCGACGCAATTCAGCCTACTGACGACCCTGCCGGTGGCGATGATGGGACTGGCTGCCCTGTGTGGTCCCTGGCTTTTAGCCAGGATCGGTGCCGTCAGGGGAATTATGCTCGGGCTGTTCATCCTGCTGGTAGCCTGTTCATTACGCGGTTTTAGCACCTCGCTGACGGGTTTGATGGGCACCGCGTTACTGGGCGGGGCCAGCATCGGCACGATCCAGGCGTTAATGCCTGCCCTGATAAAAAAGGCGTATACGCAAACGGCCAGCACGATCATGTCGCTATTCAGCACGGGCATTATGGCCGGTGCGGCAGTCGCCGCCGCCAGCGCCGAGCCGCTGTTTTCATGGCTCACGCTGAAGCCCGCGCTGGCTATGGCAGGCGTGCTTGCGCTGCTGGCGCTGATGCTGTGGTTACCCCTGGTTAAACAGCCTCAAGGGGAACAGACAGCACATGAATCCGTTACGCTCTCTTCCTCCCGGACTGGACTCCTTCTGCTCTTTTTCGGCGTGGGGACGGGCGCCTACACGCTGGTCTTAGCCTGGCTGCCCCCGCTCTATATTCAGGCAGGATGGTCCGCACGCAGCAGCGGCTATATGCTGGCCTGGCTGACCTTAACCGAGGTGGCCGCCGGGTTTGCCGTCTCCGCGCTGATCGGTAAATTCCCCGACCGCCGTGTTCCGCTGATAACTGTACTGTTACTGCTGCTCGCGGGTTTACTGTGTCTGGTCTTCTCTCCAGGTACGAAGCCGGTCTTATCAACCTTGCTGCTTGGCATCGGTATCGGCGCCCTCTTCCCGCTGTCGCTTATCGTCACGTTCGATCATGCGCGAACGCCCGCCCAGGCCGGGAAGTTACTGTCTAAAGTTCAGGGAGGAGGATATATGATCGCCGCGCTCATGCCGCTAGTTGCCGGGATCGTTCGCGACAGTTCGGTCTCGCTGACCAGCGCATGGCTGGTGATGAGTGCGGGAGTCGTGCTGTTGATCGCTATCGCGTTCACTTTCAAACCCGCCGCGAATGTGCAGGCGCGGTGA
- a CDS encoding DUF1963 domain-containing protein: MRLESASVLEELRTRLRPASVAQVGGFRPPEDPITSWFLKGVSRADEGLPTWKGKPMFPLLQIRVDELPVIPDQLKGIALLVLFHNVEQHPFDKPHGEGWLIREYASLDGLQPLPELDTPYRPFPVQWLSVVDDAPGWEDAWDIIDLSCVNDDEQASDSFFEDFNRYRGTKVGGFPTEIQHGVGIEEFVFQVGSEEKVNWMWADNGIGYFHRSSEGEWRFLCQFY; the protein is encoded by the coding sequence ATGAGATTAGAGAGTGCGTCAGTTTTAGAAGAACTCCGGACCAGGCTAAGACCCGCATCGGTCGCGCAGGTCGGTGGGTTCCGGCCGCCGGAAGATCCCATTACGTCATGGTTTCTGAAGGGCGTTTCTCGCGCAGATGAAGGATTACCCACCTGGAAGGGCAAACCCATGTTTCCACTTCTTCAGATCAGGGTCGACGAGCTTCCTGTTATTCCTGACCAGTTGAAGGGCATAGCCCTTCTGGTGTTGTTTCACAATGTGGAACAACATCCCTTTGACAAACCGCACGGTGAAGGATGGTTAATTCGCGAGTATGCCAGCCTTGATGGGCTTCAGCCATTGCCTGAATTGGACACGCCGTATCGGCCGTTTCCAGTTCAATGGCTGAGTGTCGTTGACGATGCTCCTGGATGGGAAGATGCCTGGGATATTATTGATCTTTCTTGCGTAAATGATGATGAGCAGGCCAGTGATAGTTTTTTTGAAGATTTCAATCGCTACAGGGGAACCAAGGTAGGGGGATTTCCGACTGAGATACAACACGGTGTGGGAATCGAAGAGTTTGTTTTTCAGGTTGGGTCAGAGGAAAAAGTAAACTGGATGTGGGCGGATAACGGTATCGGTTACTTTCACCGGTCATCAGAAGGGGAATGGCGGTTTTTATGTCAGTTCTACTGA
- a CDS encoding TetR/AcrR family transcriptional regulator, translated as MTKTMNAPSIRGPLDHSVREQIVEAAFEHFGHYGYEKTTVAELAKSIGFSKSYIYKFFDSKQAIGEVICANRLELIMAAVLSAIEDAPSASEKLRRLFKSLTEAGSELFFHDRKLYDIAAVASREKWPSTERYTESLLKLIESIIIEGRQAGEFERKTPLDEVTCAVYMVMCPYINPVQLQYNLETAPTAAVLLSSLILRSLAP; from the coding sequence ATGACTAAAACTATGAACGCCCCATCAATACGTGGTCCACTTGACCATTCTGTCAGAGAGCAAATCGTCGAAGCGGCCTTTGAGCACTTCGGCCATTACGGCTATGAAAAAACCACCGTCGCCGAGCTGGCGAAATCTATCGGTTTTTCAAAATCCTACATTTATAAGTTCTTCGATTCCAAGCAGGCTATCGGCGAAGTGATCTGCGCTAACCGCCTGGAGCTGATTATGGCGGCCGTGCTTTCCGCCATTGAGGATGCGCCGTCAGCCAGCGAAAAACTCCGCCGTCTTTTTAAGTCGCTCACCGAGGCCGGCAGCGAGCTGTTTTTCCACGATCGCAAGCTCTACGACATCGCCGCCGTCGCGTCACGGGAGAAGTGGCCTTCGACGGAAAGGTATACCGAAAGCCTCCTGAAGCTGATTGAGAGCATCATTATCGAAGGCAGACAGGCTGGAGAGTTCGAAAGGAAGACGCCGCTGGACGAGGTCACCTGTGCCGTTTACATGGTGATGTGCCCTTACATTAACCCCGTTCAGCTGCAGTACAACCTTGAAACTGCCCCAACGGCGGCGGTACTTCTCTCCTCACTGATTTTAAGAAGCCTGGCCCCCTGA